Proteins encoded together in one Shewanella oneidensis MR-1 window:
- a CDS encoding YgjV family protein, which translates to MSAFTLSQILVAIAIVFDLISFQFKARERIVACLFISGILISIHFCLLAQWTAAGLMGIATVRYLTSIFTTSKKAMWGFSGAAVVMSALTFSGITSLISCLGTLFQTRAAFCQRDKDLRLLMIVGTSFWLIHNILVGSPVAVLMEMLFIGSNLVGYYRHYLREKLTPS; encoded by the coding sequence TTGAGTGCTTTTACCCTGTCGCAAATATTGGTGGCCATTGCCATTGTATTTGATTTGATATCGTTTCAATTTAAAGCGCGCGAACGTATTGTCGCCTGCTTGTTTATTTCGGGGATCTTGATTTCAATCCACTTTTGCTTGTTAGCGCAATGGACTGCAGCGGGATTGATGGGGATTGCCACTGTGCGTTATCTCACCAGCATTTTTACAACGTCTAAAAAGGCAATGTGGGGTTTTAGTGGCGCAGCGGTAGTGATGAGCGCGCTGACATTTAGCGGCATAACGAGTTTAATCAGTTGCCTTGGCACCTTATTTCAAACTCGGGCGGCTTTTTGTCAGCGTGATAAAGACTTGCGGCTACTGATGATTGTCGGCACCAGTTTTTGGTTAATCCACAATATCTTAGTGGGGTCGCCCGTCGCGGTATTAATGGAAATGTTGTTTATCGGCAGCAATTTAGTGGGCTATTATCGCCATTATTTGCGCGAAAAATTAACTCCATCGTAA